CCGCCCGGCCATCGCAGCCGATTTCCCCCCAACGGGCGCAGCAGCACAAGCAGGAACGCAAACCAGCAGGCACTGCGGAAGACATCCAGCGCGGCCGCCACCACCGCCAGCCACGCGCTCGGATACAGCACGAGAAAAGTGCCCGCGAGCGCCCACGACGCGCTGCTGCCCACGGCAAGAAGCAGAAAACCGCCGGGAACGCCGCCGCGCCAAGCGAGCAGAAGGTACAGACCGAAAAGAAGGTAAGCTGCCGCGGCTCCGCCGTACCCCCACACCGCGACGTCGGACAGCTCGACACCCATCAGCTCCCCCCCGAGCAAGTCGTTTCGGCGCCCGCAGGATCCGGCTTGTCGCTTCCGCCGTGTCTGGCAAAAGGCGGCAGCCGGTATCCGGTCAGTTCGCGCCCTCTCCGGTCAGGACGACCCTGACCGTTTCGAACAGTACGAGGGTGTCGAGCACGACGGTATGGTTCTTCACGTAATACAGATCGTATTGCAGCTTTTGAATGGCATCGTCCACCGAAGCGCCATATTGGTATCGAACCTGCGCCCAGCCGGTGACGCCTGGCTTGACGCAGTGGCGAACGGCATAGAACGGGATCTCCTGCGCGAGTTGGTCGACGAAGAACGGGCGCTCCGGGCGGGGTCCGACGAGGCTCATTTCACCTTTCAGGACGTTGAAAATCTGCGGAAGCTCGTCGATGCGCAGCTTGCGGATGACCTTCCCGACCCGCGTGACCCGGTCGTCGCCGGACACCGCCCATCGCGGCTTGCCGTCCTGTTCGGCGTCGCGTCGCATGCTGCGAAACTTGATGACGCGAAACACCCGTCCGCCCAGCCCGACCCTCTCCTGCCGATAGAAAATCGGCGCGCCATCCTCGAGCACGATCAGCAGCGCGGTGACCGCCATCACCGGCAGCGCGACCAGCAACAGGATCGACGAGGCCGCCAGATCGAAGCAGCGCTTGACGAACGCGCGCGCAAGGCCTTGCCGGAAGCCGTCGCCATAGATCAGCCAGCTCGCCTTCAGCGAATCGATGCGCACCTGTCCCTGCACGCGCTCGAAGAAGGATGACAGATCCAGCACCCGGACGCCCCACACCTTGCAGTCGAGCAGTTCACGAATCGGAAGCACTCCCCCGCGGCGTTCCCGCACTGCGACGATCACCTCGTTCACCCGAAGCTCCCGGACCGTCTGAAGAAGGTCCTTGCAATCGAGCACGCGGTTCCGGTCGACATCGACCGAATCCTCCCCTTCCACCGCGTAGAAGCCGACTACTTCCATGCCGCTGCGCATCGGGCTGCCGAGCGATCGCTCGACCGTCACCGCGTCCGTTCCGGTACCGATGATCAACACGCGCGGGGCAAACATCGAAGTCGCCCAGTGGCGGTTGATCATCGCCCGCATCAGGAGAACCAGACCGAGCAAGAGCATTACCGAGAGCTGCATTGCCTCGGAGGCGAAATAGTTCCACGGAAGCACGAGGAACACTCCGAACGCAACCGGGATACTCACGACAATCGAGATCAGCACGCGCCCTATCGTGGTGCGCGTCGACCGCTCCCCTTCGGCCGGCCGATACAGGCCCATCGCGCTGTTCAGCAGAATCATCGCGAACGCGAAAAGCAGCGCCGAAGGCACGATGACGCGCCAGTCGACAGCCCCGCCGCTCACCTGTGCCGCCACCGCGAATATCACCGCCATGAAAAGCACGAGGCCGTCGAAAACGACCTGTTGCAGGACGTGGGACGGAAAATAGTGACTGAATATTTTTAGCATCGGCACATCCTGGATTACGTGAGCAATCGGAATCACGCGGCCCCGAAAGGATTCTTCCCTTGCGGACCGAAACACCTACCTGCTGCGATTTCATCCATCTCGGCTCGTCCACACGATAGTCCCTGCGGAACGGCCTGTACATCAGAAGTGCATATTCGTGGTGCCCCTTCTACCCACCGTGGGCAGCGCTGCAAATTCAGGCGACGGGCAGGTGAATCGACCCTCAGGGCTCGAATGCTTGGCGCAGGCCGGCAGTGATCCGGTCCACGGCATGCGTGGCTTGCGGAAAAAACTGTCCCAACGTGATGAAGCCGTGGACGACGCCATCCACCGTGACGTGTTCGATCTCTCCCCCCTCCGCTCGTACCCGTTCTGCAAAAGCCACGCAGTCGTCCGCCAGAGGATCGCATTCCGCCGTGACGAGAAGGATCGGCGGTAATCCGGCCAATGACGGCGCGCGCATCGGCGACGCCCGCCAGTCTTCGTCCTCGCCTGCCCGGAGGTAGTGACCGTAAAACCATTCGAGGCTCTCGCGGTCGAGGAGATACCCTTGGCTGAAAAGTTGGCGCGACGGACGCTCACTGGCGATCTGGGTGCTCGGGTAGACCAGGAACATGAACCGGATCGCGACACTTGCCCGTTTATGGGCCAGGAGCGCGCCGACAATCGAAAGGTTTCCGCCCGCACTATCCCCTCCCAACGCGATACATCCCCGGTCTATGCCCAGCAGTTGCGCCTGTTCTGCTGCCCACTCAATAGAAAAAATAGCATCCTCGACTGCGGCCGGAAAGGGATTCTCAGGCGCGAGCCGATAGTCGATCGACAGCACCGCGCAGCCGGAGCCGTTTGCCAGCTGACGACAAAGAACGTCATAACTTTCAAGGTCGCCGACGCACCAGCCGCCGCCGTGAAAGTAGATCAGCAGCGGAAGCTCGTCTTCCCCGGCGCTCTCCCGCGGGCGGTACAGGCGCGCGTTCAACGTGCTCCCGTCCGCACGCGTCATCACCACTTCCGCTGTCGCCGCAACCGCCGGAGAAGGCAGACCGCATGCCCACTGCAATTTCCGGAATGAATGTCGCGCCTGATCGACGGACAGCTCGTGAAAACGCGGGGCGCCGACACGGTAGACCATGTCCAGCAGTGCCTTCGCCTGGGATGAGAGGGGCATGCGCAGAATGCGGGGCCGGCAGGGCTGAGCCCCGATATGAAAATCAGGAGCCCCCGATTCTAACGGAGGGCAGCGACATGACGGAGGATCGAAACAGACGGTTAATATTCGGACGGAACAATGCGCGCACCGGACTGCCGCAGGATGAGTTCCATCGCCTTGCGGTCAGCGTTCGAGGCGAGTTCCACGGTAAGCACACACGCGCCGATATGCGCCATGTCGGCAACATCCGGCAATTCCTCGCCCGGCCCCTGCCCCGGCTGATTCGAATACGTCTGACCGGGAAATTCGGCCGCGACGCCGTCCGCGGTGAGATCCGTGCTGATGGCAATGCAGTTTTCCGCGATACCCGCTTCCAGAAGCCGCGCCTTCGCCTGCTGCGCCTCGCCCGGGCTGGCGAACACCCCCGTCATTACGGTGTTGCGTGTCATCTTCGACTCCTGTTTGTCGCGCACCCGCAAACGAGTTCGCACGGACGAGTTCACGCCGCCGGCATCCCGGCAACCCGGCAACCCGGCATCCCGGCCTCCAGCGCGAGATGCGATCAGTTCGCCGCCGGGTCCGTCCTGCCGCCCTCCTTGAATGCCGGGTTCGAATGGTCGTTCGCCTGCCCGGGGAGCGGCGTGGGAGGAGTCGGCTCGTTGGGCGGATCCGCTTCCGGGAGCGGCGGAGGCGGGGTCACCGGCAGCGGCGCGTTTTCCTGCTGGGCGGGCGGCTGGGCGGGAACGTCGGGAGGCGGTTCCTCTTTCTTCTCGCATCCGGCAATGAACAGTGCCGCAGCGACGACGACTGGTACGACATACGTCATGGTCCGCATCCTTCGAGAATGTCTCGTCTATTCTTAGCATCCACTGTCGTCCCTCGCCAGCGGAACGCGACGTAGGCCGTGGCCGGAGCTTGAAACGACGCAGCCGCACGAGGTCGTGCGGCTGCGTTCCTTCTCCCGACTTCCAGCCGATCAGTGAGGTTCGGCAGACGGAGGGAGCGTGGCGTGACGGCGAGGCGCGATCAGGCTTTCGGCTTGCGCGCCGCGCGTCGTCGCGGGGCCGCGGCGGGCTTGCCGCCATCCGGCGTCCGGCCGCTGTCGCCATCCTGCACGTGCTGCACCTGCGCCACCGGCAGAGCGCTCGCGACTGTTTGTCGAGCCTCCCCACTGCTGGCTAAGGGCGCAGGCGAGGCGGGCTCGGTCATCTCGACCGGTGACGATTGCGAGCCCGCGCTCGCGGACGTCGATGCCACTGCGAGGGCGTTCGGTCGCGCACGCAGGAACAGCGACTTGATGCGATCGAATCGATCGGCCGCATGCGCACTCAGGTCGCCGCTGGCGGCCAGCACGTGCTCGATCTGCTTCAGGTGCGCATCGATCTCGGCGTCGCTCTGTCCTTTGAGCAAAGTCGGGATCGCCTCCAGCGCCGCCTCGCGGTCATACTTGAGGATGAAGAATTGCTCGCGCAGCAGATGCTTGAAGTCGGCCAGTTTGAGGCCCGGCTCGAGTTCCGCACGCGACGCACGCATCCGCTTGAAGTTGCGCTCATCGGTCGCCGGGGCGCCACCAAGCACGTAGATGATCGAACGCATCTTGGCCTCGTGACTGCCCCCCGCTTCAATACGGGCATGAAGCTCGGCCTGACGGCGCTCGATGAAGCGACGATGCTCCAGTTCGGTGCCCGGACGGCGGCGGTGCGCCTGTCCGTCGGCGCGCAGGCCAACCAGAACCTGCAGCAGCGGCTGGCCATAGATGCTCAGGAAAAGCTGTTCACTGGCCTTGTCGCGCAGGTCGCGCCACGTGTCGAGACCGCGGGCGATCTGCTCGGACATGACGGTCTCGGCCCTGCGAAAGACGTTGTCCTCGCCGACCGGATGGCGGTCGGCGCGCACTTTCTCGGCGAGTGCCGGCAGCGACAGGGTGAGCGGGTTGCGGTTGGAAAGCAGGCGGTAGCCGAGACGGTTCGGATGCATGCGGCGCATCCATTTGGCCGACGCGGGCGTCGACATCGCGCGCACCCAAGGCTGCAAGAACAGGCGATAGAGGCCCAGGTTGATCTCGGAAATGCGGGCGACCGTGGCGAAACGCGCTTCATCGTCGGGACGGTGGCCGATCTCGCGATCGAGTTCGGCGACCGTGCGCGGCGTAAACTCGAGCAGGTACTCGCGCTCGATCAGCCCCGCATCGGCACGCTCGTCGGCGCGCGAAATCGACGTCTCGTAGAGTCCCGGCGGCAGCACGTCGATGTAGTCCATGTTGGCGGTGAACTCGGTGTGCTCCTTGCGCGAGACGCTGCCCGAGACGAAGATGCCCAAGTGACCGGTGCTGTCGTGCACGCAATACACAATCGTCTGTTCGTTGGCGATGATGCCGTCAACCCCTTCATAGAGGTCGCGCACCCAGCCCAGGGCCTGCGGCGGCGGGGTGATGTCATCGCCCCGCGAGCAGAACACCACGACCGGCGAGCGCACGTTGCGCAAGTCGATGCGCCGCCCGTCGGACGTCATCAGCTGGGCGGTCGAAAGACGGTTTCCAATGAACAGGTTATCGACGATGTACTGGATCTCCTGGCCGCCGAGCACGACGTGCCCGCCCCACCAGCGCTCGAACTCCAAATAGCGCACAGCCTCGGTATCGACATTCGCGAACACTCGGTACTGCTTGGTCCACCACGTGTTGGCCGGGTTGAGGTTTTCGAAGTTCTGGACCAGCCAGGCGCCATCGAACAGCCCGTTGCCCATGTCGCTCAACAGTGCCGTCATCCAGCTGCCGCCGGACAGGCCCCCGGTATAGCGCATCGGCGCCTTGCCCCGCTCGCCCGCCCAGTATGAAAGCGGCGAGCCGGCGATCAGGATCGGGCCGAACAGGTCCGGCTCCAGAGCCGCGGCCATCATGATCTGCCAGCCCGCCTGGCAGTTGCCGACGACCATCGGCTTTTCCGCGGTTTTCGGGTGACGTTCGATGACGCAACGCAGGAACGCGACTTCCGCCTCGACGACGTCTTCGACGGTCTGCCCCGGTTCGGGATAGGGCAGAAAACCGACGAAGTAGCACGGATGACCCGCGCGCAGCGCGACGCCGATCTCGCTGTCGGGCTTGAAACCGCCGATGCCGGGGCCGTGCCCGGCGCGCGGATCGACGACGACGAAAGGCCGCCGCTGCGGGTCGATCTCGATGCCCGGCGGAGGCAGGACCCGCATCAGTTCATAATTCACCGGCCGCGGCAGTTCGCGGCCGTCCATCAGCACTTCGGTCTCGAAACCCAGCACGCTGGGCTTGGTCTTCTCGATATGCTCGAGGTACTGGTTACCACGATGGCGCATCACGTCCATGAACAGCACGCTGCGCTCGACGGCATCCCGCCAGTAGTCGAAGGCGGACCGTGCGAAACCGAACGGATCCATCAGGGGCAGTGTCGCTGCCGAAGGTACCGGTATCGGGAAATTCATTCTGAACTCCATGTATTGTCGTGGCGGAAGGCAAGTGCCATGCTCCACGAAAGTCTAACTTGCCGCCCGGCCTCGTAAGCCGGGCCATGCCAGCGTTAGGTGACACTCGCAAGTGGAAAGTGTTCCAGGCGCTTTGCTGCCGATGCTGGCGTCGTCCCGGCAACGGGCGAACGAAGCGGTTGTGACCGGCGTTTCCCTGGCTTGCGTTTGTTGTCCGACGCGCGTCGGCAGCAATGTTCCGCCTACAAGCTCGAGCCGTCTACCAGGACGTCGCATTCCCGCGGCGAGATTTGGCGAAAGTACTCGCTTCAGCGCTGCGTTTGCCGAAATCCGTGCGCGCCTTCGTCCAAATCTGCTACAACCGACCATCCCCTCCTTTCTGTCCGTTACGGAGCCTTCGCCATGGCCGGAACCACCTTGCTCACGCTGATCGACGACATTGCGAGCATCCTGGACGACGTCGCCACGATGACCAAGGTGGCGGCCAAGAAGACCGCCGGCGTGCTCGGTGATGACCTGGCCCTCAATGCGCAACAGGTCACGGGTGTGCAGCCCGACCGCGAACTGCCAGTCGTCTGGGCGGTGGCAAAAGGTTCATTGCTGAACAAAGTGATCCTCGTCCCGTCGGCGCTGCTGGTCAGCTGGCTCGCGCCGTGGCTCATCACCCCGTTGCTGATGGTCGGCGGTGCATTCCTGTGTTTCGAAGGCTTCGAAAAACTGGCCCACAAGTTCCTGCACTCGCCTGCGGAGGATGAAGCGGAACACCGGAAAACCTTGCAGGCGCTGAGCGACCCAGGCGTGGATCTGGTTGCGCTTGAAAAGGAAAAGATCAAGGGGGCGGTGCGCACCGATTTCATCCTTTCGGCGGAGATCGTGGTCATCACGCTGGGCACGGTGGCGGCCGCCTCCCTGATGCAGCGGGTGAGCGTCCTGGTCGGCATATCGCTGCTGATGACGGTGGGCGTATATGGTCTGGTGGCCGGCATCGTCAAGCTCGACGACCTCGGTCTACACCTGCAGCGCGGCCCGTCCCCCCTGCGTCGCCGCCTGGGCGAAGGGCTGCTGCGCACCGCACCTTGGCTGATGAAGACGCTCTCGGTCCTGGGCACTGCAGCGATGTTCATGGTCGGCGGCGGCATCCTGCTGCACGGCTGGCCCACGCTCGCTCATGCCGTCGAAGAATTTTCGGCAGCTTTCGGCGGGCTGCTCAGTAGCTTGCTGAATACGGCGGCAGGAGCCGGGATCGGCGTGATCGCCGGCGCCGTCGTGCTGGGTGCCGTCACATTGCTGCAACGCTTGCGCCGATGACTCGAACGACATGGCTGAATGAAGAAAGTCGAGCGCGAATCGATGGTCGAGCCGCTCGCCAATTGCGTCACGGGCCGGCAAGGGCTAGGATTTATTTAATCATGTCGCATGGCTCTGGAGACTGCGATGCGTTCGACGAGGCGACTTTTCGCCATTCTTGTGCGATGCGTGCCAGCAGGGGCAGCCGACTGAGCGTGATGCCCCATTGACGGGAGGCCGGATCATGAGTCACAAACACCGGGCCGTTCTGGAATCGATTTTTCACGAACCGCCGAAAAGCAACATTCAGTGGCGCGAGGTCGAGTCCTTGCTCAACCATCTCGGCGCTGTCATCGAGCCAGGCCACGGCGGACGCTTCCGTGTCGAGTTGAACCGCCACGAGTTCTTCCTCCACCATCCCCACCACAGCAACGAGTTCAGCAAGCAATCCGTCAAACAGTTGCGCGAGTTTTTGGCCGACGCCGGAGTCACTCCCTCGCTCTACGAGGCGAATCACGAATAAGGAACGTCGACCTCGACCACGCGCGTCCGAGCTTGCCCTCCCTGCGCCGGCAGCACAGCGGCTCGTGGTCTAGAGTGAATCGACGCGCAGGCTGGTCCCGCGCGGAGTGTCACAACGGAGGGTGTCATGGGGGAATTCGACAAGGAACCGGTCGTCGCGGTCCTGAACCGCATCCTCGAATCCGAACTGGCCGGCGTCGTGCGCTACACGCATTACTCCTTCCTCGTGTTCGGCTTCGGCCGCATCCCGATTGTCTCGTGGCTGCGCGAGCAGGCCGACGAGTCGCTGATGCATGCGCGCATGGTCGGCGAATGGGTCACGACGCTCGGCGCCTACCCGTCGCTCGCGATCGGTCCGCTGCTCGACTCGCACAAGCACGATATCGGGGCGATCCTGCGCGAGTCCCTCGAAGCCGAGCGCGCCGCCCTGCAGCTGTACCGCGATCTGCTCGCGCTCGTCACCGACCGCTCGGTTGCGCTCGAGGAATTTGCACGGCGGATGATCGAGGTCGAGGAATTGCATCTTGCGGAAGTCGACAAGATGTTGCGCAAACCCGGGGACGTGTCGGCGTTCGCCCCGCAGTCGCCGTAGGAATGTGGGTGCGGGCGCTGGTCGCACCGGGGGCAGGCCAAGCGCGTTCCTCCCCGGCATAGTACGTCACGCCATCACGAAGCCGGCAAAAGGCTTCCATCCGGCTTTCCACAGGTTGCGCACTGCGTCATGTCATTTCCCTATCTCTGGCACGGGAATGTCGGAACACCAAGGGGAATGCGGATGATTAATCGAAGGATAAAAAAATTCGTTGTCTATTTTGTTGCGCCGCACAAGGTCTTCGCCTATTCTTCAGCTGTCTCCTCCACCCTCCTCCTTTGGTGTGGATTTCAGCCCGGGCCCGAAAGTGCTCGGGCTTTTTCTTGGTTTCTGAGGACCTCGTTTCTGCGGACTTCTCGAGGGACGTCAGGGGTTCGGATCGTTCTTCCTGACACCGCGCAGGTTCATCGCGAAAAGCCCGATCTGCAGTCCGATCAGTGCGTAGGCGCCGTCGTGCCAGCCCCACGCGATCCACAAGGCGTTGCTCGCGATAAAGCACCAGAAGCCCCAGTTGCGCTTGCGTGAATCCTGCGAACCGACGAACCATGCGGCGACGAGCGTGACGATCATCGCGGGCCACTGCAGTGCGTCCAGAAATTCCGTCATCACCGCCCGCCGGGGAGGAGTCGGGAAGGATTTTTCAAGGTTTGCGCGTGAGGAGGCCGACCAGAGCACTCGTGCGCTGGGCACGGAGCGGTGATTGCGACTTCGTCCGGTCGGAGCACGACCACGAATCGCATCGGACTATGCCTTGTCCAGATCGGGAAACAACACATCGGTGTAGCCGAAGCGACTGAAGTCGCGCACCCGCATCGGGTAGAGCACTCCAGCCAGGTGGTCGCACTCGTGCTGCACCACCCGGGCGTGAAAACCTTCGGCAACGCGATCGATCGTCTGGCCACGCGGATCGACGCCCTGATAACGGATACGCGTGTGGCGCGGAACGATGCCGCGCAGTCCGGGCACCGACAGGCACCCTTCCCAGCCCTCCTCGACACGTTCATCGAGCGGGGTGATCACCGGGTTCAACAAGACCGTCCGCGGCACCGGTGGAGCGTCCGGGTAGCGTTCGCTGCGCTCGAAACCGAAAATCACCACCTGCAGCCCGACGCCGATCTGTGGCGCCGCCAGCCCGACACCGCCGTGGGCCGTCATCGTGTCGAACAGGTCGACGACGAGCGCGGCGAGCGCTGCCGTGCCGAAGGCGTCGACCGGCGCGGCGGGCTGGAGCAGGCGCGGGTCGCCCATGCGAAGAAGTGTGCGGATCGTCATCGATTCGGTCGGCTATCGAAAATAATCAAAACAACGCTCGGATCAGGGCGGCGGCGCCGTCGGCACGATCCTCAACGGCCCGTGACCGGCCCGTCGTTGACCAGATGAACCTGCATCTCGGCACCGAATTCGCCGCTCTGGACCTCGGGGTACGAGGCGCGGGCACACCGCACGAAGGCCTCGTACAGGCGCAATCCGTCGGCGGGCGCGGCGGCTGCGCTGAAGCTGGGCCGATTGATTGCCGCCCGAGGTGTCGGCAGCCAGGGTGAATTGACTCACGATCAACAGTCCCCCGCCCACATCCTGCACCGACCGATTCATACGTCCTGAACGTCCGCAAAGATGCGCAGCTTGAGCAACTTGGCGAGCAGACGCGCGCCTTCGGCTTCGGTATCGCCGCGCTCGGCGCACAAGAACACCAGCAGCCCGTGGCCAATTCGGCCTACGACTTGAACGATCTGCCAGTGAATGATTGCGCCAACACTGGCGTCTGCGACCCATAAGGAAAAAGCCAGCACGAGGCTGGCTTTTGGAATTGGTGGACCGAAAGGGGATCGAACCCTCGACCTCTGCATTGCGAACGCAGCGCTCTCCCAGCTGAGCTATCGGCCCTCAAGAGCGGCGAATTATAGCGGTGGTGTTTTCATTTTGAAAGGGGTTTTTCACGTTTCGTCGGCGTCGCCCGAGCCGGCGGCGGCGCGTCCGAGGCGGTCATTGACCGCTTGCCACTCGTCGGTGGCGGGCAGGGTTTCGACGACGATGCAATCGGCGCCGCAGGCGTCGAGGTCGCGCAGGTTGGCGTAGAGCGCGTGGGCATAGCCGGCAGCATCGAGCGGCACGGCGCGCCAGGTCAGGCGCGCATCGTGCGGATCGTCGCAGCGGTGCGCGAGAACGGCGACGCGGCTTCCTTCGGCGGCGAGCGTTGCCGCGAGTTCGACGAGCTGCGAAGCGGCGACCATCTGCAGTGGCGTGCGCGGTGCGTAGTGCGCCGACAGCGAGCCCGATACGCGCGGTTCGCCGTCGTCGGTGGCACCGCCCGTTTCGTCCGCGACGCTGGCCTCGCCGGTCGGCGTGGGGCGGGAGCGCGGGAGGCGGCCGATGACGGAGGCGATGTCTTCGGCAGAGATCGCGCCGGGGCGCAGGATCTGCGGCGCGTCGCGCGACAGGTCGAGGATCGTGGATTCGATGCCGACCGCGCACGGGCCGCCGTCGAGGATCAGCGCGACCTTGTCGCCGAGTTCCTGCCGCACGTGCTCGGCAGTGGTCGGGCTGATGCGGCCGAAGCGGTTGGCGGAGGGCGCGGCGATACCGGAACCGAAAGCCTGCAGCAGCGCGAGCGCGACGGGGTGGTCCGGCACACGCAGGCCGACCGTGTCCTGACCGCCGGTGATGACGTCGGGGACGCCGTGCTGACGCTTCAGGATCAAGGTCAGCGGCCCGGGCCAGAAGGCGCGGGCGAGCGCGAAAGCATCGTCCGGAATCTCGCGCGCCCAGCGCGCCAGATGGCGAGCATCGGGCAGGTGAACGATCAGTGGGTGATCGACGGGGCGCCCTTTCGCGGCGAAGATCCGGCCGACCGCGGCAATATTGAGCGCGTCGGCGGCAAGCCCGTAGACCGTCTCGGTCGGCATGCCGACGAGTTCGCCGGCGCGCAGCAGCCCGGCGGCGCGACGGATCTCGTCGTTCGCCGCAGCGACGTCAGCGCTCGTCATCGCGAATGCCGATCACTGCCCGCCCGTGCAGCGCCGCGGCCAGCGTTTTTTCGGCGTCGTCGCCGATCACGGTGAAATGCCCCATTTTTCGCCCGGCGCGCGCGTGATATTTCGCGTACAGGTGCAGGCGGAGATTCGGTACCGCGTGGAGCACGGACCAGTCCGGTTCGCGGTATGGGCTGCCGGCAGGCGCGCCGTCGTACCAGAGTTCGCCGAGCAGATTCACCATCACGGCGATGCTGTGCGCGCGCGGCTCGCCGAGCGGCAGTCCGCACAGTGCCCGTACCTGCTGCTCGTACTGGCTGGTGACGCAGGCATCGATCGTGTGATGGCCGCTGTTGTGCGGGCGCGGCGCCATTTCGTTCACGTAAAGCGCGCCGCCGCAGACGAAGAACTCGACACCGAGCGTGCCGACATAGCCGAGCTTTCCGGCGATCTGTCCGGCGACTTCGCGGGCCCGCGCGGTGAGTGCCGGGGCGACCCGGGCTGGCGCGATGGTGACATCGAGAATGCCGTGGCGGTGGCGGTTTTCCGACGGGTCGAAGCAGCGCATGTTGCCCGACTCGTCGCGCGCGAGGACGACCGACAGTTCGCAATCGAGGTCCAGCATTTTCTCGAGCACGCAGGCTTCGCCGCCGAACTGGTGGAACGCGTGCAAGGCTTCGTCGGAGTTTGCGACACGCGCCTGGCCCTTGCCGTCATAGCCGAAGCGCGCCACCTTGAGGACTGCCGGGAACAGCCCGGGACCGGCATTGCGGACTTCGGCCTCGTTGCGCACGACCGCGAACGGGCCGTGCGGCAGGTCGTTGTCGGCAAGGAAAGTCTTCTCTGCGATGCGGTTCTGGCAGACCGCGACCGCGCTCGCCGAAGGGTGCACCGAAAGGAATTTGGCGAGGTAATCGAGCGTCGCGGCCGGGACGTTTTCGAACTCGGTCGTCACCCCGGCACAGGCCGCGGCGAGTTCGTCGAGCGCGGCGTAGTCATCGTAGGCGGCGACGAGGTGGCGGTCGGCGATCAGGCCGGCCGGGCTGTGCGAGTCCGGATCGAGGACCCACACGCGGTACCCCATTTCGTGGGCGGCAGAAACGAAGAAGCGGCCGAGTTGGCCGCCACCGAGCATGCCGAGGGTTGCGGGAGGGAGGATCATCGCGCCCTCCGCCGGGGCAGGCCCGAAAGGACGTTCGCCCGCGGGGGCAGCGTAGCGGCCAGCGCCGCAAGCGCGAGGGCCGTCATACCGGGTCCAGCGTCATGTCGAGCACCGCCTGCGTCTGCCGGGCGCGGAACGCGGCGAGTTTCTCGGCGAGTGCGGCGTCTTCGTTGGCGAGCAGCGCG
The window above is part of the Azoarcus sp. PA01 genome. Proteins encoded here:
- a CDS encoding TIGR03013 family PEP-CTERM/XrtA system glycosyltransferase, which codes for MLKIFSHYFPSHVLQQVVFDGLVLFMAVIFAVAAQVSGGAVDWRVIVPSALLFAFAMILLNSAMGLYRPAEGERSTRTTIGRVLISIVVSIPVAFGVFLVLPWNYFASEAMQLSVMLLLGLVLLMRAMINRHWATSMFAPRVLIIGTGTDAVTVERSLGSPMRSGMEVVGFYAVEGEDSVDVDRNRVLDCKDLLQTVRELRVNEVIVAVRERRGGVLPIRELLDCKVWGVRVLDLSSFFERVQGQVRIDSLKASWLIYGDGFRQGLARAFVKRCFDLAASSILLLVALPVMAVTALLIVLEDGAPIFYRQERVGLGGRVFRVIKFRSMRRDAEQDGKPRWAVSGDDRVTRVGKVIRKLRIDELPQIFNVLKGEMSLVGPRPERPFFVDQLAQEIPFYAVRHCVKPGVTGWAQVRYQYGASVDDAIQKLQYDLYYVKNHTVVLDTLVLFETVRVVLTGEGAN
- a CDS encoding alpha/beta hydrolase, which encodes MPLSSQAKALLDMVYRVGAPRFHELSVDQARHSFRKLQWACGLPSPAVAATAEVVMTRADGSTLNARLYRPRESAGEDELPLLIYFHGGGWCVGDLESYDVLCRQLANGSGCAVLSIDYRLAPENPFPAAVEDAIFSIEWAAEQAQLLGIDRGCIALGGDSAGGNLSIVGALLAHKRASVAIRFMFLVYPSTQIASERPSRQLFSQGYLLDRESLEWFYGHYLRAGEDEDWRASPMRAPSLAGLPPILLVTAECDPLADDCVAFAERVRAEGGEIEHVTVDGVVHGFITLGQFFPQATHAVDRITAGLRQAFEP
- a CDS encoding DUF3141 domain-containing protein, which produces MNFPIPVPSAATLPLMDPFGFARSAFDYWRDAVERSVLFMDVMRHRGNQYLEHIEKTKPSVLGFETEVLMDGRELPRPVNYELMRVLPPPGIEIDPQRRPFVVVDPRAGHGPGIGGFKPDSEIGVALRAGHPCYFVGFLPYPEPGQTVEDVVEAEVAFLRCVIERHPKTAEKPMVVGNCQAGWQIMMAAALEPDLFGPILIAGSPLSYWAGERGKAPMRYTGGLSGGSWMTALLSDMGNGLFDGAWLVQNFENLNPANTWWTKQYRVFANVDTEAVRYLEFERWWGGHVVLGGQEIQYIVDNLFIGNRLSTAQLMTSDGRRIDLRNVRSPVVVFCSRGDDITPPPQALGWVRDLYEGVDGIIANEQTIVYCVHDSTGHLGIFVSGSVSRKEHTEFTANMDYIDVLPPGLYETSISRADERADAGLIEREYLLEFTPRTVAELDREIGHRPDDEARFATVARISEINLGLYRLFLQPWVRAMSTPASAKWMRRMHPNRLGYRLLSNRNPLTLSLPALAEKVRADRHPVGEDNVFRRAETVMSEQIARGLDTWRDLRDKASEQLFLSIYGQPLLQVLVGLRADGQAHRRRPGTELEHRRFIERRQAELHARIEAGGSHEAKMRSIIYVLGGAPATDERNFKRMRASRAELEPGLKLADFKHLLREQFFILKYDREAALEAIPTLLKGQSDAEIDAHLKQIEHVLAASGDLSAHAADRFDRIKSLFLRARPNALAVASTSASAGSQSSPVEMTEPASPAPLASSGEARQTVASALPVAQVQHVQDGDSGRTPDGGKPAAAPRRRAARKPKA
- a CDS encoding DUF808 domain-containing protein is translated as MAGTTLLTLIDDIASILDDVATMTKVAAKKTAGVLGDDLALNAQQVTGVQPDRELPVVWAVAKGSLLNKVILVPSALLVSWLAPWLITPLLMVGGAFLCFEGFEKLAHKFLHSPAEDEAEHRKTLQALSDPGVDLVALEKEKIKGAVRTDFILSAEIVVITLGTVAAASLMQRVSVLVGISLLMTVGVYGLVAGIVKLDDLGLHLQRGPSPLRRRLGEGLLRTAPWLMKTLSVLGTAAMFMVGGGILLHGWPTLAHAVEEFSAAFGGLLSSLLNTAAGAGIGVIAGAVVLGAVTLLQRLRR
- a CDS encoding type II toxin-antitoxin system HicA family toxin — encoded protein: MSHKHRAVLESIFHEPPKSNIQWREVESLLNHLGAVIEPGHGGRFRVELNRHEFFLHHPHHSNEFSKQSVKQLREFLADAGVTPSLYEANHE
- a CDS encoding bacterioferritin, with translation MGEFDKEPVVAVLNRILESELAGVVRYTHYSFLVFGFGRIPIVSWLREQADESLMHARMVGEWVTTLGAYPSLAIGPLLDSHKHDIGAILRESLEAERAALQLYRDLLALVTDRSVALEEFARRMIEVEELHLAEVDKMLRKPGDVSAFAPQSP
- the def gene encoding peptide deformylase; the encoded protein is MTIRTLLRMGDPRLLQPAAPVDAFGTAALAALVVDLFDTMTAHGGVGLAAPQIGVGLQVVIFGFERSERYPDAPPVPRTVLLNPVITPLDERVEEGWEGCLSVPGLRGIVPRHTRIRYQGVDPRGQTIDRVAEGFHARVVQHECDHLAGVLYPMRVRDFSRFGYTDVLFPDLDKA